One Candidatus Zixiibacteriota bacterium DNA window includes the following coding sequences:
- the fliD gene encoding flagellar filament capping protein FliD: MPGTQSIAGINSGLDTNAIVDAMIEFGRANAYVLEAQQAEKGNIITALKALEAKILGLKAQISQLNRSSTFEKTSVTVSDSAYLTASGFGKVGTGQYDLQILSLARNHQMASQGFDDQTSDDMGTGTIDIQVGNGSVRTITIDNTNNSLMGIKNAINEADIGVTATIINDGSDTNANRLVLSGDLTGRENSIEITSNLTGGLNLNYTDSIFDVPETITSATGSSSTISLGASADFTGAEHKTYTFTVQGTGEQTIGSGTITVDWTDGTNSGSIDVDAAGQVQLTGAGADGLWVDFGAGILTAGDEFSVSTFTPTLQEASDAKVSLGSAGGSGSPITVTSTTNTISDLIAGVTLNLKKVTDPGDSVGIEAKLDTTSVKSQIKSFITAYNDVIGFIDQQNEYDADTGSTGVLFTDSSVWTMQRSLRAAVGRGVAGLGGEFNQLFSIGIRTNASGELAIVDASRLDAALENNIDEVVRLFTAGGDSTNSLIEFVAADAQTQTGYSYLVDITNAAEKGTYVGTSLADPATTGITITSTDDELRLKVDGVISGTLQLAHATYNSSTALVDEIQKQIDADSVLKGRGVTVEWIDTGGNGYLKFTSGTYGSESKIDIDTGLNNPADAVLGLQNGTATDGEDVAGTINGETAEGKGQELTGVEGNEFTAGLKLRINLTSAHVGAGAEGFVTPTKGIAAKTNDLLTSLTRAVDGTFARQISNYEKQVEVLADRISDIDERLAVRRDTLLLQFFQMETALGQLNSQRDFLNRQLAGINNNWGLIQKDN; encoded by the coding sequence ATGCCGGGCACACAGTCTATCGCGGGAATCAACTCCGGGCTTGATACCAACGCCATCGTCGATGCAATGATCGAATTCGGGCGTGCCAATGCGTATGTCCTCGAAGCCCAACAAGCCGAAAAAGGGAATATCATTACCGCCCTCAAGGCGCTTGAGGCTAAGATCCTCGGCCTTAAGGCGCAAATCTCGCAGTTGAACCGCAGTTCGACATTTGAAAAAACCTCAGTAACAGTATCCGACTCGGCCTATCTGACGGCGTCGGGCTTTGGCAAGGTCGGCACCGGGCAGTATGATCTTCAGATTCTTTCGTTGGCTCGCAACCATCAGATGGCCAGCCAGGGATTCGATGACCAAACCTCCGACGATATGGGCACAGGGACAATTGATATCCAGGTCGGGAACGGATCGGTGCGAACGATCACCATCGACAATACCAACAACTCTCTGATGGGAATCAAGAATGCCATTAATGAGGCCGATATCGGCGTCACCGCTACCATCATAAATGACGGCTCCGACACCAATGCAAATCGCCTGGTCCTGAGCGGCGACCTGACCGGTCGCGAGAACAGTATTGAAATCACCTCCAACCTAACCGGTGGCCTCAACCTGAACTACACTGATAGCATATTCGACGTTCCGGAAACAATTACATCCGCCACCGGCAGTTCCTCGACGATTTCGCTTGGCGCCAGCGCTGATTTCACCGGCGCCGAACACAAAACTTACACCTTTACCGTCCAGGGTACAGGCGAACAGACGATCGGCTCCGGCACGATTACTGTCGACTGGACGGATGGTACCAATTCCGGCTCTATCGATGTGGACGCAGCCGGGCAGGTGCAACTGACAGGCGCAGGCGCCGACGGACTTTGGGTGGACTTCGGCGCCGGCATTCTCACCGCCGGTGATGAATTCTCGGTGTCGACATTCACACCAACGCTGCAAGAGGCTTCCGATGCCAAAGTGTCATTGGGTTCGGCGGGTGGGTCCGGTTCTCCGATTACCGTTACCTCCACCACCAATACCATCAGCGACCTCATTGCCGGAGTGACCCTGAATCTCAAAAAGGTAACCGACCCCGGCGACAGCGTCGGAATCGAGGCCAAGCTTGACACCACTTCGGTCAAGTCCCAGATCAAGAGTTTCATAACTGCCTACAACGATGTCATCGGATTCATCGACCAACAGAACGAATATGACGCAGATACCGGCTCGACCGGCGTGCTCTTCACTGACTCCAGTGTATGGACGATGCAGCGTTCCTTACGCGCGGCTGTCGGTCGGGGTGTAGCCGGTCTTGGTGGAGAGTTCAACCAGCTCTTTTCTATAGGCATCCGGACCAATGCCTCGGGCGAATTGGCGATTGTGGACGCCTCCAGGCTCGATGCGGCTTTAGAAAACAATATTGACGAAGTCGTCCGGTTGTTCACAGCCGGCGGCGACTCCACTAACTCTCTGATAGAATTCGTAGCGGCTGATGCGCAGACCCAAACCGGCTACAGTTACCTGGTGGACATCACCAATGCAGCCGAGAAAGGCACCTATGTCGGCACCAGCCTGGCTGATCCGGCCACCACCGGCATAACGATAACATCCACCGACGACGAACTGAGGTTGAAAGTCGACGGTGTTATCTCCGGGACTCTTCAACTGGCACATGCCACCTACAATTCATCAACCGCCCTGGTAGACGAAATTCAAAAACAGATAGACGCCGATTCGGTGCTTAAAGGGCGCGGCGTGACCGTCGAATGGATCGACACCGGTGGCAACGGATACCTTAAGTTCACCAGCGGTACTTACGGTTCCGAGTCGAAAATCGACATTGATACCGGCTTGAACAATCCGGCTGACGCAGTCCTTGGCCTTCAGAATGGAACGGCCACTGACGGCGAGGACGTGGCCGGGACCATCAACGGTGAAACAGCCGAAGGCAAGGGTCAGGAACTGACCGGCGTCGAGGGTAACGAGTTCACCGCCGGACTCAAACTTAGAATCAACCTCACCAGTGCGCACGTGGGCGCCGGGGCTGAAGGTTTTGTAACACCAACCAAAGGAATTGCCGCCAAAACCAACGATCTGCTGACCAGCTTGACCAGAGCGGTCGACGGAACTTTCGCCAGACAGATATCGAACTATGAAAAGCAGGTTGAAGTTCTTGCCGATCGTATCTCCGATATCGACGAGCGACTGGCTGTACGGCGGGACACTCTTTTGCTTCAGTTCTTCCAAATGGAAACAGCTTTGGGTCAGTTGAATTCGCAGCGAGATTTCCTCAACCGGCAACTGGCCGGTATAAACAACAACTGGGGACTTATACAGAAAGATAACTAG
- the fliS gene encoding flagellar export chaperone FliS has protein sequence MDGTLRSYEAVDTLGKTQVELVIKVYDGALASFRAAQASYTDQQYQAGYEHLEKAKSFVVHLYTTLDLEQGGEVAANLAKIYSYVVSRIDAVEATKDLSEIDDIITVLTNLKSGWTELKQQEAKSTLPVPTPPPAGGGFATSG, from the coding sequence ATGGATGGAACCTTACGGTCGTATGAAGCTGTCGACACGCTCGGCAAAACTCAAGTTGAACTGGTAATCAAAGTCTATGACGGTGCTTTGGCCTCTTTTCGTGCGGCCCAGGCAAGCTACACCGACCAACAGTATCAGGCAGGTTACGAACACCTCGAGAAAGCCAAGAGTTTCGTGGTGCATCTGTATACCACTCTCGACCTGGAACAAGGGGGCGAGGTTGCCGCCAATCTGGCCAAAATATACAGTTACGTTGTCAGTCGGATCGACGCCGTGGAGGCGACCAAAGATTTGTCCGAAATTGACGATATCATAACTGTATTGACCAACCTGAAATCAGGCTGGACGGAATTGAAACAACAAGAAGCCAAATCCACCCTGCCGGTTCCGACCCCGCCACCGGCCGGCGGTGGTTTCGCGACATCCGGATAG
- a CDS encoding HDOD domain-containing protein, with protein sequence METATIDNKVKQVISNIRNLPTPPIVFHQIQKVISDPNSSAGQVASVLAEDPAMSVKVLKLTNSAFYGLAREIESVKHAVMIVGMEAIKNLVLSASVLDMFKSSDIDQEFQEAFWRHSLATAFCGRLLARRLNAHGMVDPDTAFSSGLLHDVGKLIISCFLPEENAKFQEARKDDEESPDFEVEERALGFNHAQVGGFLATQWKLPKRLADSISYHHRPQLSEDELPVAYLVHLGDHIARKTFLDPKRGDIIGSLEDGVMEFLQITDDDMMTFVALLREEYVKAETFMQMAGMSS encoded by the coding sequence ATGGAAACAGCCACGATTGACAACAAAGTAAAGCAGGTGATCTCGAATATTCGGAATCTGCCGACGCCTCCGATTGTATTTCACCAGATTCAAAAGGTGATCTCCGACCCCAACTCATCGGCCGGGCAGGTTGCCTCGGTGTTGGCCGAAGATCCGGCCATGTCGGTCAAAGTGCTGAAACTGACCAACTCGGCATTCTACGGCCTGGCCCGCGAGATCGAGTCGGTCAAACATGCGGTTATGATTGTGGGCATGGAGGCTATCAAGAACCTGGTCTTGTCGGCCTCGGTGCTCGATATGTTCAAGAGTTCAGATATCGACCAGGAGTTTCAGGAAGCGTTCTGGCGTCATTCATTGGCCACGGCTTTCTGTGGGCGCTTGTTGGCGCGTCGACTTAACGCGCACGGCATGGTCGACCCCGATACCGCGTTTTCATCCGGTCTGCTGCACGATGTGGGTAAACTGATAATCTCCTGTTTCCTGCCTGAAGAAAACGCCAAGTTCCAGGAGGCCCGCAAGGACGACGAGGAGTCTCCGGATTTTGAAGTCGAGGAACGGGCACTTGGATTTAACCATGCTCAGGTCGGGGGCTTTTTGGCCACTCAATGGAAACTGCCCAAACGTCTGGCCGACTCAATCAGCTATCATCACCGCCCGCAATTGAGCGAAGATGAACTCCCCGTTGCCTACCTGGTACATTTGGGCGACCATATCGCCCGGAAGACTTTCCTGGACCCCAAGCGCGGAGACATTATCGGCAGCCTGGAAGATGGGGTCATGGAGTTTCTGCAGATCACCGACGATGACATGATGACATTCGTGGCCTTGTTGCGCGAAGAGTATGTCAAAGCCGAGACTTTCATGCAGATGGCCGGCATGTCGTCGTAG
- a CDS encoding TIR domain-containing protein — protein MADGFKYDVFLSYNSKDKPRVLRLATQLKKAGLRVWFDKWVVKPGDDIYLAIERGIETTRTLLLCMTPNALASDWVALERSSAIHRDPANEGRRFIPLLLADCKLPDTLRRYKYVDFREESDEEAAFAELLSVCQPDAVDAPLMAKPAPKKKILKKKPPPKKPRPKTPPEETEPLAVLERKLTGHKGWVWSVAVSPDGTWAASGLLDSTVQIWDMETSECRATLKGHTDHVNSVAITPDGKRILSGSADHSVRVWNASSGRRLAMLKGHTHHVRSVVALQDNARALSGGSDNMLRLWDLSSRSCLKTIDCGPNGGDNIFTCAVNRAGTHALSGHRDGRIRHWDLEAGECLATLKGHSSIVKSVQIMPDGRFAVSGSDDKTVKVWDLEAGSCVGTLEGHQNKVHSVAIPPDFSLIASTGFQDKTVRLWDWKSGASLQVIEYELAVSPISVTFSPDGSRLVVGTALGPIYVYRLTDVRAAPPAEATRRYVNAKVVLIGESTVGKTTLAHRLVKDRYVKTDSTHGMNVWRLDLPPATDETDEREALLWDFAGQLSYREIHQLYLDQTALALLLINPQKDDPFAEAGDWIKALESAAAQHDTNPEVPKVLITTRSDVGGVMVSERKIKRFLQEYDFKAWLSTGAKKGENCSDKKNGGQPSKLKQLIAENIPWDKLEWTSTPRLLAELKKAVMAMRDESDIRLLRFAELAQRLEQALPVEKFGASDVRTAVTLLANHGLARPLKFGDLVLLQPELINGYAGAIIRAARAHTDEIGCVPEADIYQPGFDFTGVERLKNRPDEELLLRALVQTFLDHSLCIAEETPQGRHLVFPSQYRREKDIPHEPDIFVSYTFSGEWQTVWTTLVVRLWYSNEFEHRELWRNAAEFAFSDLTLGLKIGNQPGEGTGTISLYFDKEVPDELRVIFIEYVHRHLAKYGCEVTRDRRYVCQDCGKPVKDLDAVRRRMERKKDFITCQECDEQVPFIDFIEQRLKSDPVARKILAMDETATRQLDTQALEQILIGHMMAIAGDANQIFRPVTMFEYGIDGEVEFRDNDGKASGKKICVQLKSGDSYLRTRKADGNEVFDVKNDRHLEYWLSLPVDVYLVIRQTDGTTDGQVIRWMNVTRYLKARKDKKNRQIVFQGVKLDMEAVWKVRDEFFGQASSKKRKR, from the coding sequence ATGGCAGATGGCTTCAAGTATGACGTATTCCTGAGCTACAACTCGAAAGACAAACCACGGGTGCTGCGGCTCGCGACACAGCTGAAGAAAGCGGGGCTGCGGGTGTGGTTCGATAAATGGGTGGTCAAACCTGGCGACGATATCTACCTCGCCATCGAGCGCGGAATCGAAACCACACGTACGCTACTCCTCTGTATGACCCCGAACGCACTTGCCTCCGACTGGGTGGCTCTGGAACGGAGCAGCGCCATCCATCGCGATCCGGCCAACGAAGGGCGCCGCTTCATCCCACTGCTGCTGGCCGACTGCAAACTGCCGGACACGCTGAGGCGCTACAAGTATGTGGATTTCCGGGAGGAGTCGGACGAGGAGGCAGCGTTTGCCGAACTGCTGAGCGTCTGCCAGCCCGATGCGGTTGATGCGCCGCTCATGGCCAAGCCCGCGCCGAAGAAGAAGATACTGAAGAAGAAGCCACCTCCAAAGAAGCCGAGGCCAAAGACACCGCCGGAAGAGACCGAGCCGCTGGCGGTTCTGGAACGCAAGCTCACCGGGCACAAGGGCTGGGTCTGGAGCGTGGCCGTCAGCCCGGATGGGACATGGGCGGCGTCCGGCTTACTAGACAGTACGGTCCAGATTTGGGATATGGAGACTAGTGAGTGCCGGGCGACGCTGAAAGGGCATACGGACCACGTGAACTCCGTTGCGATTACGCCGGATGGGAAACGAATTCTGTCGGGTTCGGCTGACCATTCCGTTCGTGTTTGGAATGCAAGCTCGGGACGGAGACTGGCGATGTTGAAGGGTCACACGCATCACGTCCGCTCGGTGGTCGCCTTGCAGGACAACGCCCGCGCGCTTTCTGGCGGATCGGACAACATGCTCAGGTTGTGGGACCTCTCATCGCGTTCATGCCTCAAGACCATAGATTGCGGGCCGAACGGCGGCGACAACATTTTCACCTGCGCCGTCAATCGGGCGGGGACACATGCGCTGTCGGGGCATCGGGACGGACGAATTCGACACTGGGATCTGGAAGCGGGCGAGTGCCTCGCGACCCTGAAGGGCCACTCGTCCATTGTGAAGTCAGTCCAGATCATGCCGGACGGACGGTTCGCTGTTTCGGGTTCGGACGACAAGACGGTCAAAGTCTGGGACCTGGAAGCGGGGTCTTGTGTCGGGACATTGGAGGGCCATCAGAACAAAGTGCATTCGGTCGCCATCCCCCCCGACTTCAGCTTGATCGCCTCCACGGGATTCCAGGACAAAACAGTCCGGCTCTGGGATTGGAAATCGGGGGCCAGCTTGCAAGTGATCGAGTATGAGTTGGCTGTGTCTCCGATTTCCGTCACCTTCAGCCCCGATGGTTCGCGGCTTGTGGTGGGCACTGCCCTGGGTCCCATCTACGTCTATCGCCTCACCGACGTCCGCGCGGCGCCGCCGGCCGAGGCAACGCGTCGCTACGTGAACGCTAAGGTTGTGTTGATCGGCGAGAGCACGGTCGGCAAGACGACATTGGCCCATCGGCTAGTCAAGGATCGATACGTAAAAACCGATTCGACGCATGGAATGAATGTCTGGCGGCTGGATTTGCCCCCTGCAACTGATGAAACAGATGAGCGCGAAGCTTTGCTTTGGGACTTTGCTGGCCAATTGAGCTACCGCGAGATTCACCAACTCTATTTGGATCAGACAGCTTTGGCACTGCTGCTCATCAATCCGCAGAAGGACGATCCCTTTGCCGAGGCTGGCGATTGGATCAAGGCGCTAGAATCAGCAGCAGCCCAACACGACACAAATCCCGAAGTTCCCAAGGTGCTGATTACGACGAGAAGCGATGTCGGTGGGGTAATGGTCAGCGAGAGAAAAATCAAAAGGTTCTTGCAGGAGTACGATTTCAAGGCTTGGCTCTCCACGGGAGCGAAAAAAGGCGAGAATTGCTCGGACAAGAAGAACGGCGGCCAGCCCTCGAAGCTGAAACAATTGATCGCCGAAAACATTCCGTGGGACAAGCTGGAGTGGACAAGCACGCCGCGCCTTCTGGCCGAATTGAAGAAGGCTGTGATGGCCATGCGCGACGAGTCGGACATTCGGCTGCTCCGTTTCGCCGAACTGGCGCAACGGCTGGAGCAGGCGCTGCCGGTGGAGAAATTCGGCGCGTCCGATGTGCGCACGGCGGTGACACTGCTGGCCAATCACGGTCTGGCTCGCCCCTTGAAATTCGGCGACCTGGTGCTTTTGCAACCGGAACTTATCAACGGCTACGCCGGGGCGATCATCCGCGCCGCCCGCGCTCACACCGATGAGATCGGTTGCGTACCGGAGGCAGACATCTACCAGCCCGGTTTCGATTTCACCGGCGTCGAACGGTTGAAGAATCGCCCCGATGAAGAACTGCTTCTGCGGGCGCTGGTTCAGACCTTTCTTGACCACTCGCTCTGTATCGCCGAGGAGACGCCGCAGGGGCGGCACCTGGTCTTTCCCTCACAATACCGCCGGGAAAAGGACATTCCGCATGAACCGGACATCTTCGTATCCTACACATTCAGTGGCGAATGGCAAACGGTGTGGACCACGCTGGTGGTGCGGCTGTGGTACAGCAATGAGTTCGAGCACCGCGAGTTGTGGCGCAACGCGGCGGAGTTCGCCTTCTCAGACCTCACGCTCGGTCTGAAGATCGGCAACCAGCCGGGCGAAGGCACGGGGACAATCAGCCTTTATTTCGACAAGGAGGTGCCGGACGAACTGAGGGTAATCTTTATCGAGTATGTCCATCGCCACTTGGCCAAGTACGGCTGCGAGGTGACGCGCGACCGTCGCTACGTGTGCCAGGACTGTGGCAAACCGGTGAAGGATCTGGACGCGGTGCGGCGGCGGATGGAAAGGAAGAAGGATTTCATAACCTGCCAGGAATGCGACGAGCAAGTGCCGTTCATCGACTTTATCGAGCAGCGCCTCAAGAGCGATCCGGTGGCGCGAAAAATCCTGGCCATGGACGAGACGGCCACGCGCCAACTCGACACCCAAGCGCTTGAGCAAATCCTGATCGGCCACATGATGGCCATCGCCGGCGACGCGAATCAGATCTTCCGTCCCGTGACAATGTTCGAGTACGGTATCGACGGGGAAGTGGAGTTCAGAGACAACGACGGCAAGGCCAGTGGGAAGAAAATCTGCGTGCAACTCAAGAGCGGCGACTCTTACCTGCGCACTCGGAAGGCCGATGGCAACGAGGTCTTCGATGTGAAGAATGATCGACACCTCGAGTATTGGCTGAGCCTCCCCGTGGATGTGTATCTGGTCATTCGCCAGACAGACGGCACGACCGACGGGCAGGTCATCCGATGGATGAACGTGACGCGTTACCTGAAGGCGCGGAAAGACAAGAAGAACCGTCAGATTGTTTTCCAAGGCGTGAAGCTGGACATGGAGGCGGTGTGGAAGGTGCGGGATGAGTTCTTTGGGCAGGCGTCCAGTAAGAAGCGGAAGCGATAG
- the thrS gene encoding threonine--tRNA ligase — translation MPQLQLTMPDGSVKAYDRGATGLDVALSISPRLAKAALAVKVNGQVMDLTAGIDIDAPIEILTFDQPEGKQVFWHSSAHIMAQAVQELFPGVKLAIGPAIDVGWYYDFDVPEPFSPADLERIEKKMKEIIAENAVFSRSERPRAEALAKCKAEGDVYKAEILEELEDDTVSFYNHSRFEDLCRGPHLPKTGLVKAFKLTSSSGAYWRGDERRPMLQRIYGVAYPKKGMLDEYLERLEEAKKRDHRLIGKQLELFTINEEVGGGLVLWLPNGARIRNEIEDFWRQEHTRAGYEIVFSPHIANLELWDKSGHTDFYKDDMYSPFEAEGRAFQLRPMNCPFHISMYKSRRWSYRDLPLRWAELGTVYRFERGGVLHGLMRVRGFTQDDAHHFVTQEGMEDELVWLLDFCVNLLKAFGFSNYDIFLSTRPEKAIGDPADWDRAQDGLRSVLDKSGLEYQVDEGGGAFYGPKIDIKIKDALNRSWQCSTIQFDFSLPERFDLHYIAADGQQRRPFMIHRALLGSIERFFGVLIEHYAGNFPLWLAPCQVRVLPITDDLNEYAAAVVERLKNRDIRAKLDSRSEKIGAKIRDAEMLKVPYMFVVGKREVQEDSVAVRKHVVGDIGVKTIDAAVEMLLEEVATKGLNAS, via the coding sequence ATGCCGCAGCTACAGTTGACAATGCCCGACGGTTCGGTCAAGGCTTATGACCGTGGCGCTACTGGTTTGGATGTGGCGCTATCAATCTCGCCGCGACTGGCCAAAGCAGCCCTGGCCGTGAAAGTAAATGGGCAGGTGATGGACCTAACCGCCGGTATCGATATCGACGCACCTATCGAGATTCTGACTTTTGATCAGCCCGAAGGTAAGCAGGTGTTCTGGCACTCCAGCGCACATATAATGGCCCAGGCGGTTCAGGAACTGTTCCCCGGCGTTAAGCTGGCTATCGGACCGGCTATCGACGTAGGTTGGTATTACGATTTCGATGTCCCGGAACCGTTCTCGCCTGCAGACCTCGAGCGTATCGAAAAGAAAATGAAAGAGATCATCGCCGAAAACGCAGTGTTCAGTCGTTCCGAGCGCCCTCGCGCGGAAGCTCTCGCAAAATGCAAGGCTGAGGGTGACGTTTACAAGGCGGAAATCTTAGAAGAGCTCGAAGACGACACGGTTTCGTTTTACAACCATTCCCGGTTCGAAGACCTCTGTCGCGGCCCACACCTGCCGAAGACGGGCTTGGTGAAAGCTTTCAAATTGACTTCGAGTTCCGGCGCATACTGGCGTGGGGATGAGAGACGGCCGATGCTTCAGCGTATCTATGGTGTCGCCTATCCCAAAAAAGGGATGCTCGACGAGTATCTGGAACGACTCGAAGAAGCCAAGAAACGCGACCACCGTCTGATCGGCAAGCAGCTGGAGTTGTTTACGATAAACGAGGAAGTCGGTGGCGGGCTGGTGCTCTGGCTGCCCAACGGCGCTCGTATCCGCAACGAGATCGAAGACTTCTGGCGGCAGGAACACACCAGGGCCGGCTACGAAATCGTGTTTTCGCCGCACATAGCCAATCTCGAACTTTGGGACAAGTCCGGACACACCGATTTCTATAAAGACGACATGTACAGCCCATTCGAGGCCGAGGGCCGCGCCTTCCAGCTAAGACCGATGAACTGTCCGTTCCATATTTCGATGTACAAGTCGCGCCGCTGGTCCTACCGCGACCTGCCGCTTCGCTGGGCCGAACTGGGGACGGTCTACCGGTTTGAGCGGGGTGGCGTTTTGCACGGATTAATGCGGGTGCGCGGATTTACCCAGGACGACGCCCACCATTTCGTCACTCAGGAGGGGATGGAGGACGAGTTGGTCTGGCTGCTGGATTTCTGTGTCAACCTGCTGAAGGCTTTCGGTTTCTCGAATTATGACATATTTCTGTCCACCCGACCGGAGAAGGCCATCGGTGATCCGGCCGATTGGGATCGTGCTCAGGACGGCCTTAGGTCCGTTTTGGATAAATCCGGCCTTGAATACCAGGTCGATGAGGGTGGTGGCGCTTTTTACGGTCCTAAAATCGATATAAAAATCAAAGACGCTCTGAACCGGAGCTGGCAGTGCTCGACTATCCAGTTCGATTTTTCCTTGCCGGAACGGTTCGATCTTCATTATATTGCAGCCGATGGTCAACAGCGGCGACCGTTTATGATTCACCGGGCGCTGCTGGGTTCGATCGAACGCTTCTTTGGTGTTTTGATTGAACACTATGCCGGTAATTTCCCTTTGTGGCTGGCCCCATGCCAGGTAAGGGTGCTACCGATAACTGACGATCTTAACGAGTACGCAGCTGCTGTCGTCGAGCGCTTGAAAAATCGCGACATCAGAGCCAAGCTTGATTCTCGGTCGGAGAAGATCGGCGCTAAGATTCGTGACGCCGAAATGCTCAAAGTGCCGTATATGTTTGTTGTCGGCAAGCGAGAAGTCCAGGAGGACTCGGTCGCGGTGCGCAAGCACGTAGTCGGCGACATTGGCGTGAAAACAATTGATGCGGCAGTTGAAATGCTGCTGGAAGAAGTTGCTACGAAAGGACTAAATGCGAGTTGA
- the infC gene encoding translation initiation factor IF-3 produces MSSKELRVNTRIKATPVRLIGDDGQQLGIVPINEALDKARDVELDLVEVSPNSRPPVCRILDYGKFKYEQAKKEKIARKRQHSYQMKEMRFRPKIDDHDYNFKCKHVREFLESGSKVRAYVMFRGRELAYTERGRELLLRVAEDMVNIAVVDVEIKREGRNMSMILGPNAETLKRLKESTRTASPKEAETVEVAEKPEADAESSEEETPVETEATNTGSE; encoded by the coding sequence ATAAGCAGCAAAGAGCTTCGGGTCAACACCCGAATCAAAGCCACGCCGGTTAGACTGATCGGTGACGACGGCCAACAGTTGGGCATTGTACCCATCAATGAGGCCCTTGACAAGGCTCGGGATGTTGAGCTTGATTTGGTGGAAGTATCTCCCAACAGTCGGCCGCCGGTTTGTCGAATTCTTGATTATGGCAAGTTCAAGTACGAGCAGGCAAAGAAGGAGAAGATCGCCAGGAAGCGTCAGCACAGCTACCAGATGAAGGAAATGCGCTTTCGCCCCAAGATCGACGATCATGATTACAATTTCAAGTGTAAGCATGTTCGTGAGTTTCTGGAATCGGGCAGCAAAGTTCGCGCCTATGTCATGTTTCGCGGTCGAGAATTGGCCTACACCGAGCGCGGTCGCGAGTTGCTGTTGCGGGTGGCCGAAGACATGGTCAATATTGCCGTGGTTGACGTCGAGATTAAGCGCGAAGGGCGCAACATGAGCATGATCTTAGGACCCAACGCCGAGACCCTTAAGCGGCTGAAAGAAAGTACGCGCACAGCATCGCCCAAAGAGGCTGAAACCGTCGAAGTGGCTGAAAAGCCTGAGGCCGATGCAGAAAGCAGTGAAGAAGAAACTCCGGTGGAGACAGAAGCGACCAACACCGGGTCAGAATAG
- the rpmI gene encoding 50S ribosomal protein L35, with protein MPKIKTVRGAAKRFRKTASGKLKRHHAFKTHILNKMSPKRRRQLRKSALISKADMPRVSRMLPNL; from the coding sequence ATGCCGAAAATTAAAACGGTGCGAGGAGCCGCCAAACGATTTCGCAAGACGGCTTCCGGAAAACTGAAAAGACATCACGCTTTTAAGACTCATATTTTGAACAAGATGAGTCCGAAGCGCAGACGTCAATTGCGCAAAAGTGCTTTGATATCAAAAGCCGACATGCCGCGCGTAAGTCGTATGCTGCCGAACCTGTAA
- the rplT gene encoding 50S ribosomal protein L20, whose product MPRSKNNVAAHRRHKKVLKKARGNYGARSKLYRTALETVNKGMKYAYRDRRAKKRTFRGLWIARISAGAKMCDTNYSTFMHGLKKAGVNLNRKVLADIAARDMATFTNLAKIAAGN is encoded by the coding sequence ATGCCACGCTCGAAGAATAACGTAGCCGCCCACCGCCGCCATAAGAAGGTGCTCAAGAAAGCACGCGGCAACTACGGCGCCCGCAGCAAGCTCTATCGAACCGCCCTGGAGACGGTCAACAAGGGCATGAAGTACGCCTACCGTGACCGTCGCGCCAAAAAGCGGACTTTCCGCGGTCTTTGGATTGCCCGTATCTCGGCGGGAGCCAAAATGTGTGATACCAATTATTCAACTTTCATGCACGGCCTCAAAAAGGCAGGTGTGAACCTAAATCGCAAGGTCCTGGCCGATATCGCTGCTCGCGACATGGCCACATTCACCAACCTGGCAAAAATCGCCGCCGGCAACTAA